A genomic window from Fibrobacterota bacterium includes:
- a CDS encoding TIGR02147 family protein, with protein MDSLWATTDYRAFLRDWLDNERKLRPAVSLRWLAQKLSMDPSLLSKILAQERHMSHSRVQPICDLLKLEGEEAEYFRLLVHYAKAKSHREAQACFARMAQLRKVSPVPLDDVQVTYWESWIHVALRSLLACGEFKSDWEELGARLRPSQSARKVREGVLLLERIGLAFRDADGIWRVRDAFLKDGSPAQAPMVRHFHRQSLMLAMESIEGLPKDLRDLSSLTVSLPPDGYPRIVEMIRDFRSRVLAAVDSMDPPDRVYQVSFQVVPLALPKRLPDAP; from the coding sequence TTGGATTCGCTTTGGGCCACCACCGACTACCGCGCGTTTCTGCGCGACTGGCTGGACAACGAGCGCAAGCTGCGTCCCGCGGTGTCGCTTCGCTGGCTGGCGCAGAAATTGTCGATGGATCCGAGCCTTCTGTCCAAGATCCTGGCCCAGGAACGGCACATGTCGCACTCGCGGGTCCAGCCGATCTGCGACCTCCTGAAGCTGGAAGGGGAGGAAGCCGAGTACTTCCGGCTTCTGGTGCACTACGCCAAGGCCAAGAGCCACCGCGAGGCGCAGGCCTGTTTCGCCCGCATGGCCCAACTTCGCAAGGTCTCGCCGGTGCCCCTGGACGATGTCCAGGTGACCTATTGGGAGAGCTGGATCCATGTGGCGCTGCGATCGCTCCTGGCCTGCGGGGAGTTCAAGAGCGACTGGGAAGAGCTGGGTGCTCGTTTGCGGCCCAGCCAGAGCGCGCGCAAGGTTCGGGAAGGCGTGCTGCTGCTGGAGCGGATCGGGCTGGCGTTTCGCGATGCGGACGGAATCTGGCGGGTGCGCGACGCGTTCTTGAAGGACGGCTCTCCCGCCCAGGCGCCCATGGTGCGCCACTTCCACCGCCAATCCCTGATGCTGGCCATGGAATCCATCGAGGGCCTCCCGAAGGACCTTCGGGATCTATCTTCCCTGACCGTGTCACTGCCCCCTGATGGATACCCGAGAATTGTCGAGATGATCCGCGACTTCCGCTCCCGTGTGCTGGCGGCCGTGGATTCCATGGATCCGCCGGACCGCGTGTACCAGGTGAGTTTCCAGGTGGTGCCATTGGCCCTTCCCAAGCGGTTGCCGGATGCACCTTAG
- a CDS encoding methyltransferase domain-containing protein encodes MSWKEALHRKAVAWKAGTEHLVYGRPILRDWAAGMARTDRSIRVLDVGCGYGDDLDAIRQKLAGKAELFGLEGYAPYRERCAERGIDARDGDVERDRLPFPDGGLDIVLMNQVLEHTKDLFWIFSEVARVLPAGGQFLVGVPNLAAWHDRAMLLVGMQPSGMKVLGPHVRGFTVPGMKAFAEADGFFKVTAHAGSGFYPFPEKCAIRLARWFPSLATGIFFRIERTTKPGSFLEVLRSRRYETAYYEGPK; translated from the coding sequence ATGTCCTGGAAAGAAGCGCTGCACCGCAAAGCCGTGGCCTGGAAGGCCGGTACCGAACACCTTGTCTACGGAAGGCCCATCCTGCGCGATTGGGCCGCCGGCATGGCCCGGACCGATCGCTCCATCCGGGTGCTGGACGTGGGCTGCGGCTACGGGGACGACCTGGACGCTATCCGTCAGAAATTGGCGGGCAAGGCGGAGCTCTTCGGGCTGGAAGGCTACGCGCCCTACCGGGAGCGTTGCGCCGAGCGGGGGATCGACGCCCGCGACGGCGACGTGGAGCGCGATCGGCTTCCGTTTCCCGATGGCGGCCTGGACATCGTGCTGATGAACCAGGTGCTGGAGCACACCAAGGACCTGTTCTGGATCTTTTCCGAGGTGGCCCGCGTGCTTCCGGCGGGAGGACAATTTCTGGTGGGGGTTCCCAATCTCGCCGCCTGGCACGACCGCGCCATGCTCCTGGTGGGGATGCAGCCTTCCGGGATGAAGGTCTTGGGGCCGCACGTGCGGGGCTTCACCGTGCCGGGCATGAAGGCCTTCGCGGAGGCGGATGGATTCTTCAAGGTGACCGCCCATGCGGGAAGCGGGTTCTATCCGTTCCCGGAAAAGTGCGCGATCCGGCTGGCGCGCTGGTTTCCGTCGCTTGCCACCGGCATCTTCTTTCGCATCGAGCGCACGACCAAGCCGGGGTCGTTCCTGGAAGTGCTGCGCTCGCGCCGCTACGAAACCGCCTACTACGAAGGGCCGAAGTAG
- a CDS encoding thiazole synthase codes for METTETPVDRPFVIAGQTYTSRLLVGTGKYDSHEIMTEALEASGTQIVTVALGRVDLSAPKGKGIFDAIDPSRYTILPNTAGAFNVQDALRIARLSRSMGWKLLKLEVLFDQKTLLPDPIGTLEAARILKDEGFDLMIYTNDDPVLAQLLDRLEPAAIMPAGGPIGSGQGVLNPSNIRIILESVKAPVLIDAGLGSASDVAEAMELGVDGVLLNTPIAKAQDPVRMARAMKAACEAGRDSYLAVRIPRKLYGSASSPLEGLTPPRRPA; via the coding sequence ATGGAAACCACGGAAACTCCTGTCGATCGTCCTTTCGTCATCGCCGGCCAGACCTACACCAGCCGCCTGTTGGTGGGCACCGGCAAATACGATTCCCACGAGATCATGACCGAAGCCTTGGAGGCTTCCGGCACCCAGATCGTGACCGTGGCGTTGGGCCGCGTGGATCTGTCGGCCCCCAAGGGCAAAGGGATCTTCGACGCCATCGACCCTTCGCGCTACACCATCCTGCCCAACACGGCCGGCGCCTTCAATGTCCAGGATGCTTTGCGCATCGCGCGGCTCTCGCGCTCCATGGGCTGGAAGCTCCTGAAGCTGGAAGTTCTGTTCGATCAAAAGACCCTTCTGCCCGATCCCATCGGCACCCTGGAAGCCGCGCGCATCCTGAAGGACGAAGGTTTCGATCTGATGATCTACACCAACGACGACCCCGTGCTGGCCCAACTGTTGGATCGCCTGGAGCCCGCCGCCATCATGCCCGCTGGAGGGCCCATCGGCTCCGGCCAAGGCGTGCTGAACCCGTCCAACATCCGCATCATCCTGGAGTCCGTGAAGGCTCCGGTCCTGATCGACGCGGGACTGGGAAGCGCATCGGACGTGGCCGAGGCCATGGAACTGGGCGTGGACGGCGTGCTGTTGAACACCCCGATCGCCAAGGCCCAAGACCCTGTCCGCATGGCCCGCGCCATGAAGGCCGCCTGCGAAGCCGGTCGCGATTCGTACCTGGCCGTGCGCATTCCCCGCAAGCTCTATGGATCCGCCTCCAGCCCGCTGGAAGGCCTGACTCCCCCGCGCCGGCCCGCGTAG
- a CDS encoding transposase: MDYRAGSWKSSRRVIVKAERNPLGPNTRYVATNLSGEPRHIYAEIYCARGEMENRFKETQTDLFGSRLSHGGFQENWMRLLMSTLAYVLQHTLRAIGLKGEKEERSTCSTIRIKLLKIGAVVTRNTRRIRLHLSSNHPDEGLFRKAFDRLALAARLRGSPAPALG, from the coding sequence GTGGATTATCGAGCGGGATCCTGGAAGAGCTCGCGGCGCGTGATCGTCAAGGCCGAACGCAACCCGTTGGGACCCAATACGCGCTATGTGGCGACGAACCTCTCGGGCGAACCGCGCCACATCTACGCCGAGATCTACTGCGCTCGCGGCGAAATGGAGAATCGATTCAAGGAGACGCAGACAGACTTGTTCGGATCGAGGCTGTCCCACGGAGGGTTCCAGGAAAATTGGATGCGCCTTTTGATGTCCACCCTGGCATATGTCCTGCAGCACACCTTGCGTGCGATCGGATTGAAGGGTGAGAAGGAGGAGCGATCGACCTGCTCCACCATCCGGATCAAGCTATTGAAGATCGGTGCGGTTGTGACCCGCAACACCCGACGCATCCGATTGCACCTGTCGTCAAACCATCCCGACGAGGGCTTGTTCCGCAAGGCCTTCGATAGGCTGGCGCTGGCAGCACGCCTGCGTGGATCACCGGCTCCTGCCCTCGGTTGA
- a CDS encoding IS1380 family transposase, which translates to MSKRNQTLDLFPMVQGRKVEVDFEGGNVTSNGGALLLGLADRALGGLSHRIARCIPDKRRRSSCTHSLPSMVRQAVYSLCLGHEDLIDQRDLRHDIALQTAVGQDKPLASDSTLGRIARLATPQTNWKLNELLIDAYIESHRGKAPQEIVLDFDATDVQLHGTQEGRFFHGHYSGYCYLPLFVFAGKHPLCAILRPADRGPARGALAVLAGLTHRLRRAWPNVRIVWRADAAYCRDHILRWCEQNKVGYVVGMQPNSVLEKSSVAVRMEAEEVFSRPPNGKNCSTKWIIERDPGRARGA; encoded by the coding sequence ATGTCAAAACGTAATCAAACGCTGGATCTTTTCCCGATGGTCCAAGGTCGCAAAGTCGAGGTGGATTTTGAGGGCGGCAATGTAACGTCAAACGGTGGTGCACTTCTTCTTGGTCTGGCCGATCGCGCCCTTGGAGGCCTTTCGCACCGCATCGCCCGCTGCATTCCGGACAAGCGTCGTCGATCTTCTTGCACCCATTCGCTTCCTTCCATGGTCCGCCAGGCTGTCTACAGCTTGTGTCTTGGCCACGAGGATCTGATTGATCAGCGAGACCTGCGCCACGACATTGCCTTGCAAACCGCTGTCGGGCAGGACAAGCCCCTGGCCAGCGATTCCACCCTTGGACGCATCGCCCGCCTGGCCACACCGCAGACCAACTGGAAGCTCAACGAGCTTCTGATCGACGCCTACATCGAATCGCACCGTGGCAAAGCTCCCCAGGAAATTGTGCTGGATTTCGACGCCACCGATGTGCAGCTGCACGGCACTCAGGAAGGCCGATTCTTCCACGGCCATTACAGTGGCTACTGCTACCTGCCTTTGTTCGTGTTCGCCGGAAAGCACCCCTTGTGCGCGATCCTGCGCCCCGCCGATCGTGGCCCCGCTCGAGGCGCTCTGGCCGTACTGGCGGGCTTGACCCATCGACTGCGCCGCGCTTGGCCGAATGTCCGCATCGTCTGGAGGGCCGATGCCGCCTACTGCCGCGACCACATCCTGCGCTGGTGCGAACAAAACAAGGTCGGATATGTCGTGGGCATGCAACCAAATTCTGTCTTGGAAAAGTCGAGCGTAGCGGTTCGCATGGAGGCTGAGGAAGTCTTTTCCAGACCGCCCAATGGCAAAAATTGTTCGACGAAGTGGATTATCGAGCGGGATCCTGGAAGAGCTCGCGGCGCGTGA